The sequence TCACTGACCTTGCGTCACCAACAGCACGATCGCAAACCGCTGGGAGACTCCACTGACGAGGTGCTTAAACATCTGCATCGCTTGTGGGGCTTCGATATCCATCTGGAAACCCTGCAAGGCGACCAGATCATGAAAACCCATCACGTTCCGCCACGCAGTGAACACAGCGAAGGGGATTACGGCCGGCTCGACCTCGCCGTCATTCATCTTTGAAACGGTTCTGGCCTCCGAAAGTCCGACACAAGAGTTATCCTGTCGGGCTAACGGAGGTTTTTTATGCAGATTTTCAAGGTTGGCGGTGCCGTACGTGATCGCTTGCTGGGCAAACCGGTTACGGACATCGATTGGGTGGTGGTCGGCGCCACAACAGAAGAAATGCTCGCCAAGGGTTATCGCCCGGTCGGCTCGGATTTCCCGGTATTTCTTCACCCAAAAAGCGGCGAGGAATACGCCCTCGCCCGCACCGAGCGTAAAAGCGGTCGCGGTTATGGCGGCTTCACCTTTCACGCCAGCCCCGAAGTCACGCTTGAAGAAGACCTGATTCGTCGCGACCTGACCATCAACGCCATGGCCGAGGACGATCAGCTGAACCTGACCGATCCGTACCATGGCCAGCGCGATCTTGAAGCTCGAATCCTGCGCCACGTTTCTCCGGCGTTCGCCGAAGATCCTCTCCGCGTTCTGCGTGTTGCCCGCTTTGCCGCGCGTTACGCCGGGCTCGGCTTCACGGTCGCGCCGGAAACCCTGGAACTGATGCGCCAGCTCAGCGAGTCCGGTGAACTGGAGGCGTTGACCGCCGAACGCAGCTGGAAAGAAATCTCCCGTGCACTGCTGGAAGATCGGCCGCAGGTATTTATTGAGGTGCTACGCGACTGCGGCGCGTTAAAGGTACTGATGCCGGAAGTCGACGCGCTTTTTGGTGTGCCACAACCGGAAGCGCATCACCCGGAAATCGATACCGGCCTGCACACACTCAGCGTGCTGGAGCAGTCGGCGCTGCACAAACAGCCGCTGACCGTGCGCTGGGCTTGTCTGCTGCATGACCTCGGCAAAGGCCTGACGCCGGAAGAAGAGTGGCCACGGCACATCGCCCATGAGCACACCGGCCTCAAGCTGATCAAAGCGGTCAACGAACGCTTCAAGGCGCCGAAGGATTGTCAGGAGTTAGCGCTACTGGTCGGCAAGTACCACACTCATGGACACCGGGCGCTGGAGTTAAAGGCTTCGACATTGCTGGAGCTGCTGCAGAGTTTTGACGTGTATCGCCGACCGCAGCGCTTCGAAGAATTTATTGCTGCGTGCGAGATGGATGCGCGGGGACGCAAAGGGCTGGAACAGAGAAGTTATCCACAGGCGGATTACTTGCGCGGCGCTGCCAAGGTTGCGCGGGAAGTCGCGGTGCAACCGTTGCTGGAGAAGGGATTCAAGGGGCCGGAGCTGGGTGAGGCGCTGAAGCGTGAGCGACTGAAGGCGTTGAAGGCTTACAAAGAGAACGCCTGAGGCAAGATCAGAAGATCGCAGCCTGCGGCAGCTCCTACGCGGGAATATGCGTTTCTCTGCAGGAGCTGCCGCAGGCTGCGATCTTTTGCTTTAAAGATTCGGCGGGGTTAACTGCTTACCCCGCCACTCGAACGCCACCGGCGCCAGCACCTGATCAATCTGCGCCTCAGCCCACAACGTCGCGAAGCTTTT comes from Pseudomonas sp. RU47 and encodes:
- a CDS encoding multifunctional CCA addition/repair protein, coding for MQIFKVGGAVRDRLLGKPVTDIDWVVVGATTEEMLAKGYRPVGSDFPVFLHPKSGEEYALARTERKSGRGYGGFTFHASPEVTLEEDLIRRDLTINAMAEDDQLNLTDPYHGQRDLEARILRHVSPAFAEDPLRVLRVARFAARYAGLGFTVAPETLELMRQLSESGELEALTAERSWKEISRALLEDRPQVFIEVLRDCGALKVLMPEVDALFGVPQPEAHHPEIDTGLHTLSVLEQSALHKQPLTVRWACLLHDLGKGLTPEEEWPRHIAHEHTGLKLIKAVNERFKAPKDCQELALLVGKYHTHGHRALELKASTLLELLQSFDVYRRPQRFEEFIAACEMDARGRKGLEQRSYPQADYLRGAAKVAREVAVQPLLEKGFKGPELGEALKRERLKALKAYKENA